From the Antennarius striatus isolate MH-2024 chromosome 15, ASM4005453v1, whole genome shotgun sequence genome, the window GTTTGAAGATGAGGAGTCAGAGCTTCTGACGGGGTTTGAAGATTAGGAGTCAAGAGTTCTGATGGGGTTTGAAGATGAGGAGTCAGAGTTCTGATGGGGTTTCACTGCCTCTCCAGTgagtgactgactgattgaaCAGAAATTGGACCAATCATGGACCTCAGCTTCCTTATGAGTTAACTGGTTCTGTCTCTGAATCCagtgcccccaccaccaccaccaccacccccccatcagaatGTTCCTAagtttctggttctgttcttctgttCTGCAGGTTGGAAACTACCTGCGGATGTTCAGAGGCTCCTTGTATAAACGATATCCGTCTCTGTGGAGGAGGCTGGCTTcggtggaggagaggaagaagatcGTAGCCTCGTCCCACGGTGAGTGGGTCCTTCAGTACTGACAGTCAGTAACACGGCGTCCCACTCACCTGTCTGTTGATGCATGGCGTTTTCACCTGCAGCCACCAGCGTTACTTTACTGAAGGCCTCAGAATGTGAGGAGATATTCGAGGGAAATGATGAGAAGTACAAGGCGGTGTCCATCAGCACTGAGCCCCCAGCCTACCTCAGGTAGGACACGCCCCCTTCTGCTTATGTATGCTGTTTACTGGGGAAGATGGGAAATGTAGTCAGGATATACACTTTTAGGACCTGGACCCGAAAGAAAGTAGTCTGTGATGTCACGTTCTTGCctcttaaagtgtgtgtgtgtgtgtgtgtgtgtgtgtgtgtgtgtgtgtgtgtgtgtgtgtgtgtgtgtgtgtgtgtgtgtgtctcctgtgaAGGGAGCAGAAAGCCAAGCGGAGCAGTCAGTGGGTTCCCACGCTGCCCAACAGTTCCCACCACCTGGACGCCGTTCCCTGCTCCACCACCATCAACCGCAACCGAATGGGCCGCGACAAGAAGAGGACCTTCCCCCTGTGGTGAGACAGGTGGAaacacccaccacacacacccagTCAGTGTGGACACGCCCAGATGAGACCAGATATGAGAATTCTACAGATAAATACCCAGCATTCAGTGCGTGGTGTTATTGTTTTAGCTTCGATGACCACGACCCGGCGGTCATCCATGAGAACGCAGCCCAGATGGAGGCGTTGGTTCCCATTCGTCTGGACATGGAGATCGATGGACAGAAGCTGCGAGATGCCTTCACCTGGAACATGAATGGTGAATAggagatgctgtgtgtgtgtgtgtgtgtgtgtgtgtgtgtgtgtgtgtgtgtctcctgtgaCTGTCTCCTCAGACATCTAGGAGACGCTCTAGATCTCCTCAGACGTCGGTTCGCTTCCACTGACCTCACCCATCTGCTCCTCCTCAGAGAAACTGATGACTCCAGAGATGTTTGCAGAGATCTTGTGTGACGACCTGGACCTGAACCCTTTGGCCTTCGTCCCTGCTATTGCCTCCGCCATCCGTCAGCAGATCGAGTCCTACCCCACTGACAGCATCCTGGAGGAGCAGGCTGACCAGAGAGTCATCATCAAGGTGGGGGGGTGAACGGTTCCTCAGGAACGTTCCACCGGATGTCCTTGTTCTTGCTGACCAGAGCCGGTCCGTCGGGTCGTTTCGTCCTCCAATATCACgtcttcatcatgtcttctttttctcctccagctcaacATCCACGTGGGGAACATCTCCCTGGTGGACCAGTTTGAGTGGGACATGTCTGAGAGGGAGAACTCTCCAGAGTCGTTTGCGCTGAAGCTCTGCTCTGAGCTCGGTTTGGGGGGAGAGTTCGTCACCACTATTGCCTACAGCATCCGCGGTCAGCTCAGCTGGCACCAGAGGACCTACGCCTTCAGGTAACCCCGCCCCCCAACGTTCCTTTTTAAGAGGAAGTAGACTTGTCACCAAACGTCTGAATTAACCCTTTGTGAGCTGATGATGGTGCTTGTAATATCCTCCCCCCAGTGAAAATCCACTCCCCACGGTAGAGATCGCCATCCGCAATACGGGCGATGCAGACCAGtggtgccccctgctggagactCTCACAGATGCCgagatggagaagaaaatcCGAGACCAAGACAGGAACACGAGGTGAGACAggtgtctgtgtgggggggtgttgtcGCCCCTCAGCAGGAAGGTTTTAggttcatttcctgtctgtttggaGTTTATACGTcctccccgtgtgtgtgtgtgtatgggtttATTTCTATTATCCGTGTTTCTACTGGATTATCATATTTCTACCACATGTACCAGTTTTGTGTAGATGAAACGTTTCTTTCCATAATCAGTTCTTTTCTTCTAGATAGTAACTTTCTTGTTAATGTAGAACTGTTGAATGAATTTGAATGTTAACGtttaaattttaacatgttttattagACGTATGAGGCGACTGGCCAACACGGCTCCTTCCTGGTAGGAGCAGCTGACCTTCAGACGACCTTCAAACCTTCTGCCCTCTGGAGACTCATTAAACGCATCCTGTTCAAGCACCTGGACATTCCTGTTACCATGGATACATTCTCACGCGTGGGCAATTTCTATGACGCCACACtgacgtaacacacacacacacacacacacacctcaccacgcTCCATCAGGTCATGcctggtgatgacatcagagatgaTGTGGCAGTAATCTTGATAGCGTTAGTGTCCGGTTTGTCCAGGACAACGACTGCTGTGGTCCACATCATGATGTCCACCAGATTATGGATATGGTGAAGCATTCAGACCCCTGGATCTGCCCGCTGTAACAGTTACTGGTGCTGTCCTTccaggggggggtgggggtaagtGAATGTTACGATGGACTGTAGGGCAGTAGGCCACTAGACACTTTTCATTTCCACAGACTGATCTGAAATGAGATCATGGGGGGTGGGAGGGCATCTGGATGTATTTAAAGCAGCATAAATTGGTGTGTAAATAGTTTCTGCTGCTTgtggactggggggggggggggtgtctcatACCTTGTCATTTAGTGGACGGGCGTCAGGGTGAGAGACGCTGACGAGAGCCAAAGTGTCTTTTGACTCAGAATCTTGTTACTGTCTGTTCTGTTGCTCTGTTCTCTTTTGTAAAGTTGCTTTATAGTGAACctgtttttatattaaaaaaaaaaaaaagacaataaaagaaaTTGTTACAAGTCACCGGTTTAACATGAATGTTTGCTTCCCCGATGGACACACACCATTCAAAACAATTAATTACAGCTGTGAGGATGATGTTCAGCACAGACTGTTGGTGACGCGCCCCCCCAAATAGTTAACCATTTAttgaaaaaacagatttattcatCTGACACGTGTGTATGTCtctgtatttacacacacacacacacacagagcattACGGTACACAGATTGAAAGTACTGTACATCAGAGTGAAGATCAGAGTTTACATGTTGAAGCTGGTTTCACAGAGGCTTCAGTGTCCTGCACTGATTAGAGACGAGAGACGCCCAAACAAGAACTAAACAGTCCTGAAACACGCAGCAGTCAGAGCCCAGTGACATCCATAACAACCTACGGTAGGTTCTGTCCTacagctttgaaaaaaaaaaattcctttacAGACATCATGAGGCACTGagttcctgacacacacacacacacactacttgtTGCAGTGGTTGTGGAAATTGTGGACGGGGTTTGAGCGTCTTGTCCTGACCCGGTTATCTAGTGGGGGGGCACATTATCTAGGGGGGGCACAGCCAAAGAAATCCATGCCGATACTGCGGGGGTAGCCTTCCAACAGCTTCAGCTCCACAGGGTCAAACTTCCAATAGTAGGGTCCCCTCAGGAAGTGGGCGTAGCCTGTCCGAGACAAGAGAAGGGTCACGTCAAGGTCTTTCAGCAAATCCAGCAAAGAAAGGAAGTTAGCATCTTCTGAAGTTAGCATGTGttgcttttaaatgtgttcTAGATGTGCTTCTGAAAAAAAGGTTTGGAGTGTGATAAGTTTCATCCAGTTCACTAGAATTAAACCTGGAGATTAATCTCACTGACGAGACCTTACCATTATCTACAACATACACATTAATACAAGAATGCTGATGCCGTACCAGTTCATAAACTAAAAAATAGCAGCACGTTTGTGTCATCCGATGGCAGTTAGAAGGCTGGAAGGGTTTTTCTGGTTTATTaccaaaacaaccaaccaacttACAAGGTTAGATTGCGTCTCAATCCATTTGAGTCCAACCTTTTTCTGGTTGTGCCTGGGAAAAAGGTTCCAGCTTTTAAATAACAGCTCTGATTCCATTCCAGGGTTAAATCTCATAGGCATTCTTACCATATTCGTCTCGAAAGGCGGCATCGACGTCACCGGGAATTCCTTCCCATTCATTCATACTACGAGGATGGACATCCTCAATGCGATTCTCCCGGGGACTGAAGAGCCAGTAAGAAGCCGACTTGAGCAGGTAGACTTTCTCAATGTGGTCGTCCCCCCACTTCAGGGCTGCTTGAATGTCTGTTACAGAAAGTCCAAGCCGCCACACCGAATCTGGTCCTGTGATCTTCCTCTCAGCATCAAACACCCAGTAGCTGCTACCTGTCATGGTCAAGAGAATTCCATCTGAACTGAACCTCGTCCCACGTCATGGACTAGAATAGTAGTTCTAACCACAATAAAGGCATCAGACAAGAGTCATTAGCGCTATCATCCATCATGTCCACAGTGCCTCTGTTCTCAACAGGAAATACACAGACATGATTATAACCACCAATTTAGACATTCAGCAAAACTGGAAACTAACAGGATTGTGGTTATAAAATCTTTTTagatacaggtaaacctcggcttacATCATTAATTGCTTTCAGGAGACACAAtgttatttgaaaaacaattcaAGTCCAATGAACCCGTCTCCAGGCTAAAGtgaagataaccattcccagttctatcttgaactttatttttgaaagcattttcagaaatatttgattaatatgaatttattttaagattACAAAcaactaaattaatttttttaaatataatacagaaaagaacgatttactagtgattttaggATTCTAATGACTCTATCTCTATTAAGTCTTTGCATGGTCTACAAAAGATGTCCACTAAATGATCCAATAAGACATCCGATCTATGTGACTGAGTTGAGCACTGAGAGATTCACACAGTTtaagtttctttctttatgaccGACCTTGGAAGAACCAGATGTTCCCGGCTTTGTCTTCATACGCTGCATCGATGTGGTCAGGAATGCCCGTCCAGTGACGTGAGGTCAGTGCTGGATAGCCAGGCTGTAGCTTCCAGTTACGGATACGCCAAACGTACCGGGACTTAAAGAAGAACAGCTCTCCTCGGATCATGGACACAGCGTCAAAGTCTGTCCTGCAGGCATCCGGCTAAAGACATGCATAGCACTGATATCACTGTGTGAACTAATACGCATTGATCTGACGACCAGTCCCAGAATGATGGTCTCACCATTCCAATGTCTATCTCGTTGGTCTCGGTCATCTCGGGTGGCACATGTGGGGGGGGACCATACAGATACTGGATGCCCCTCTTATCATCCTCACTCAGCTGCAGAGGATATGAGTCACTGTAGAAAGGACTCATCACCGAATCAGGCTCAAAGGAGTGCTTCAGACCCAGAACATGGCCAAACTCATGAGCTGCCACTTGTAGGAGGTCAGTACCTAAGAGAGCAGCAAAGCAAAGATGATGGGAACACTCAGGTAGACGATGTAGGCATGTCCATCAAGTCAGGACAACAAATGAAGCCTATAAAACCAGGTTTTAATGTGACTTCAAAAAATAGTTTTCACAACACAGTCTCTATTTTAAACGGACTCACCCACATTGTTGCCCATGGTCCAATCCTCATCATAGTCAAAGTGGACTTCCCCCTGTCTGTGAGTCCTGGGGAAAAAGGCATGGGCAAGGATTCCTCCAGGACCATCAAACGGTAGGCTGTCCCCATGCCAATATCTGTGAAGACCTTCCATTGTTCAGTGTTTGTAGGAAGCATCTGAAGCCAGTCTTGAAGGACTAACATGCTGGATATGAGGATTCAAATGGGATAGAAAGCACACAAGTGTCTGCAGACCAAGGCCCAACAGTTCCAGATGTGTGTGATGCTAATGATGCTCCTGTTCTCTCCGGCAGCCCAGCCTGTCCCAGTCTATCCCAGTCTGGGTCTCTGGCTGGTGTTACCTTCATCAGGTTCCTAACTTATCTCATCAGAAGTACTTGGCTGCTATATTTTACAACTGCACTTTGCTAAAGTGGACCACTTTGACAACCGTATGAGAGCTTAAGAGGAAAGTCAGTGCAGACAAATGTGTGAGTCTGTTAATGGAGCTGTAACTGAAATCAGTGCTGCTGGACTTTTCACCTCTTCACATGTTTCTCCTTTCTCCATGACCAAGTAGAAGGTGAAAAACCTTCTCAGAGCATCCTAAcattgtttttgaatttttagtGAACAtcaacattcatttcactcttGTATTGACATTAGGGTCATTACATAAAGGCATGTTAACATTGTTTAGTATGGACGAGCTACGCCTGTGTGTTAACTAGCTGCAGCTTCAGTGATGATGGAGAAGTGTGTGAATACATCCATTCACTATGtgctgaccctaaccctaacctgggAACCGTTCTCACCTGCTGAAATCGACCATGAAGTCTGCTTTCTCTGTCGTGACCTCTCTGAACCTCAGAGGAGTCACTGCACTCCACACCCCCAACGCCTCCTGGAGGACACGCCTGACTCCGCCCTCACTCATCTGCCAGGGGAAACGCACGATCCTATtggacaatcacacacacacacacacacacacacacacacacacacacacacacacacacacacacacacacacacacacacacacacacacacacacacacacacacacacacacacacacacacacacacacaccattattAAGAATCGTTTTCCCACTCCTAGTAGATGCCAATTGACAACCAATCAAATCACGTTAGGAAATTGATCAGAgccaaaatgagaaacaaaaagaatacggaaagtattcagaccaCTTTAAATCTcttgctctttgtttcattgcagccattttctaaaatcaaaaaagttcattttatttctctttaatgtacactcagcaccctaccttgacagaaaaaaagtgaaatgtagacattttcgcaaatttattaaaaaagaaaaactgaaatattgcatggtcataagtattcagaccctttgctgtGACACTCATATTTAACTCACATGCTGTCCATTTCTTCTGGTCCTCCTTGAGATGGTTCTACTCCTTCATTGCAGTCcagctgtgtttaattaaactgtttggaCTTGATTAGAAAAGGCACACCTGTCTATATAAGACCTTGCAGCTCACAATGCATGTCAAAGCAAATGAGAATCATGAGGTCGAAGGAACTGCCCAAGGAGCTCAGAGACAGAATTGTTGCAAGGCACAGATCCGGTCAAGGTTACAAAAGAATTGATGCAGCACTCAAGGTTCCTAAGAGCACAGTGACCTCCATACTCCTCAAATGGAAGAAGTTTGGGACGACCAGAACTCTTCCTAGACCTGGCCGTCCAGCCAAACTGAGCAATCGTGGGAGAAGAGCCCAGGTgaaagaggtaaagaagaacccaaagatcactgtggctgagctccagagatgcagtagggagatgggagaaagttccACAAAGTCAACTATCACTGCAGCCCTCCACCAGTCAGGGCTTTATGGCAGAGTGGCCCGACGGAAGCCTCTCCACAGTGCAAGACATATGAAAGCCCGCATAGAGTTtgccaaaaaacacctgaagactccCAGACTATGATAAACAAGATTCTCTGGTCTGATGAGACAAAGATTGAACTTCTTAGCATTAATTCTCAGCGGTATGTGTGGAGAAAACCATGCACTGCTCATCACCTGCCCAATACAATCCCAACAGTGAAACATGGTGGTGTCAGCATCATGCTATGGgggtgtttttcagctgcagggacaggacgACTGGTTGCAATTGAAGGAAAGATGAATGCAGCCAAGTACAGAGATATCCTGGAAGAAAACCTCTTCCGGAGTGCTCAGGATCTCAGACTGGGCAGAAGGTTTACCTcccaacaagacaatgacccgaCGCACAAagctaaaataacaaaggaGTGCCTTCGGAACAACTCTGCGACCATTCTTGACTGGCCCAGCCAGAGCCCTGACCTAAACCTAATTGAGCATCTctggagagacct encodes:
- the LOC137608978 gene encoding SWI/SNF-related matrix-associated actin-dependent regulator of chromatin subfamily B member 1-like, with amino-acid sequence MQLALSKTFGQKPVKFQLEPDGDFYMVGSEVGNYLRMFRGSLYKRYPSLWRRLASVEERKKIVASSHATSVTLLKASECEEIFEGNDEKYKAVSISTEPPAYLREQKAKRSSQWVPTLPNSSHHLDAVPCSTTINRNRMGRDKKRTFPLCFDDHDPAVIHENAAQMEALVPIRLDMEIDGQKLRDAFTWNMNEKLMTPEMFAEILCDDLDLNPLAFVPAIASAIRQQIESYPTDSILEEQADQRVIIKLNIHVGNISLVDQFEWDMSERENSPESFALKLCSELGLGGEFVTTIAYSIRGQLSWHQRTYAFSENPLPTVEIAIRNTGDADQWCPLLETLTDAEMEKKIRDQDRNTRRMRRLANTAPSW
- the LOC137608971 gene encoding stromelysin-3-like, producing the protein MRLVVFCASICSLPLFWSGQSAPVRGGRTVGRYGKLQGWPHSSSQDDVTKGQRHELHILNDNHLVSELESKKGTGFLKRPWCGVPDYATLMPVRLSNFSLKRKGSLSKRQRKKRFALFGGGWEKTDLTYKIVRFPWQMSEGGVRRVLQEALGVWSAVTPLRFREVTTEKADFMVDFSRYWHGDSLPFDGPGGILAHAFFPRTHRQGEVHFDYDEDWTMGNNVGTDLLQVAAHEFGHVLGLKHSFEPDSVMSPFYSDSYPLQLSEDDKRGIQYLYGPPPHVPPEMTETNEIDIGMPDACRTDFDAVSMIRGELFFFKSRYVWRIRNWKLQPGYPALTSRHWTGIPDHIDAAYEDKAGNIWFFQGSSYWVFDAERKITGPDSVWRLGLSVTDIQAALKWGDDHIEKVYLLKSASYWLFSPRENRIEDVHPRSMNEWEGIPGDVDAAFRDEYGYAHFLRGPYYWKFDPVELKLLEGYPRSIGMDFFGCAPPR